In Nostoc edaphicum CCNP1411, the sequence CTGTTGTCTTGCTGCCTTGGCTGCCATAAGCTTGTTATACAAAGCAGGATCGGCGGCTTGTAGTGGTTGAGGCATAGTATCAAATGCTGCTGACTCGGCTTCTAGATCAGCATCAATATCAGCACGATTGGCTAGATTGGAAATTTCTACTTGGTAGCTCATGTAGTTTTTTGCTGATGTTCTGACCAAGTTAAAGTACCATTTTCTGCGATATCTTTTAATCCGTCTTCAAAGTCTATTTCGTCGGACTCATCTTCCTGCTTACGGATTTTCAACAGTGACAAAATCTCTTGCAATGTATCGTCATAAGCCAGTTCTATTTGTTCATTAATAGCCTTGATTAACGCTTGCCTTTTAGTTGTAGTTTCCATGTTTCCACTCTTTTCAACTGCTCGTCATTGTCTATACTTTGAACACCTTATTTTACTCTAAACTACTTCTCAGTAAGTCTGAGATATGTTTTCACTTGATGACTAATCTTTTTCTACTGATCAAACAACAGCCGCCTCTGGAATCGCACCCTGCATTCTCCCGAAAGCATCAATCAAATTCTGCAATTGTTGATCTGCTTTAAAAACTCCTAACCCGCGCACCGTCACTTTCCCAGGAGAATACACAAAACGCGTCTTCAGATTGTCTGGTAAATTCGCCGCCAACAAATTCCAAGCTGGTTCTTCCATCGGTGTTTCTAAAACAACGTGCTGCTTGTTTTCTGGTTTAATCCGGCTAAATCCGAGTTTTTTCGCTAGCTGTTTGAGTTCCATGACTCGCAAAAGTTGATTTGCCGACACTGGTAAACTACCATAGCGATCGCACTTTGCATTTTAATCAAAACGTCGCAGTGTTGGGTGGCTGTTAACTTATGTGGCAGTACAATTGCTAGTCTTTGCTGATTTCGACTAACGTTTCACCTGTTCGTAAAAGTTCTAGTGCTTGTAGCAAAGTGGCATTTAAAATTTCTTGCAACCGAGCATTTGATGTGTTTCCGCAAGTTAACCAGATAATCTGCGGTGGTGTTCCCAAACGCTCAACCAAGTCAACAAAATCGCTATCCTTGGTTATCAAGATAACTCCTTGAGCTTTTGCTGCCTCAAAAATCTCAAGGTCTTCAGCATCTCTCAGACCAACATCACGTAAAGCTAAAGCTGTTATACCAAAAGTATGGCTGATCCAAGTTGCGATCGCAGGGGATAAATGTGCATCTACCCAGATTGTCATGCTACTAACACTGGATGATTAAGCTTCCGCGAAGCATATAGTAGTGCTGCTTTGAGATCGTCGGCTTCAAGATCAGGCATTTCTTCTAAAATTTGTTCTGCACTAAGTCCCGCAGCAAACAAGTCCAGTACATCTGATACCCGAATTCTCATGCCCCGAATGCATGGGCGACCACTACATTGTTTGGGATTAACTGTAATTCTTCTAAGTAAGTCTGACATAGGTTTTCACTTGATGACTAATCTTTTTCTACTGATCAAACAACAGCCGCCTCTGGAATCGCACCCTGCATTCTCCCGAAAGCATCAATCAAATTCTGCAATTGTTGATCTGCTTTAAAAACTCCTAACCTGCGCACCGTCACTTTCCCAGGAGAATACACAAAACGCGTTTTGAGATTGTCTGGTAAATTCACCGCCAACAAATTCCAAGCGGGTTCTTCCATCGGTGTTTCTAAAACAACGTGCTGCTTGTTTTCTGGTTTTATTCGGCTAAATCCGAGTTTTTTCGCTAGCTGTTTGAGTTCCATGACTCGCAAAAGTTGATTTCAGGGACAGGTAAACTACCATAGCGATGTTTGCGACGGACTTCTCTACGAGAGAC encodes:
- a CDS encoding DUF5615 family PIN-like protein, with amino-acid sequence MTIWVDAHLSPAIATWISHTFGITALALRDVGLRDAEDLEIFEAAKAQGVILITKDSDFVDLVERLGTPPQIIWLTCGNTSNARLQEILNATLLQALELLRTGETLVEISKD
- a CDS encoding DUF433 domain-containing protein, producing MSDLLRRITVNPKQCSGRPCIRGMRIRVSDVLDLFAAGLSAEQILEEMPDLEADDLKAALLYASRKLNHPVLVA